The Streptomyces camelliae genome window below encodes:
- a CDS encoding amino acid deaminase/aldolase encodes MTALAADRARYDRATAHLDAPLAIVDLDAFDANAEDLVRRAAGKPVRVASKSVRCRALLERVLAKDGFQGIMSFTLAESLWLARSGFDDILLAYPSADRSGFAELAADPKLAGAVTVMVDDVAQLDLIDAAREGGREVVRVCLELDTALKLLGGRVRVGARRSPLHSPAQLADMARSVARRPGFRLVGIMGYEGHIAGVGDAVAGRPLRSRAVRLMQAAARRELAERRSAAVRAVRAVVPGLEFVNGGGTGSVQHTAAEGAVTEIAAGSGLYVPRLFDNYTSFTGRPAALFAQPVVRRPGVGVVTVLGGGYPASGAAGTDRLPVPYLPEGLAYDPQEGPGEVQTPLLGSPADDLLIGDKVWFRHAKAGELCERFEALHLIEGDTVTATVPTYRGEGHTFL; translated from the coding sequence ATGACTGCGCTCGCCGCTGACCGGGCCCGTTACGACCGGGCCACCGCCCATCTCGACGCCCCCCTCGCGATCGTGGACCTGGACGCCTTCGACGCCAACGCGGAGGATCTGGTCCGCCGGGCCGCCGGGAAGCCGGTCCGGGTCGCCAGCAAGTCGGTTCGCTGCCGGGCCCTGCTGGAACGGGTCCTGGCCAAGGACGGCTTCCAGGGCATCATGTCGTTCACCCTGGCCGAGTCGCTGTGGCTCGCGCGGTCCGGATTCGACGACATCCTGCTGGCGTATCCGTCCGCCGACCGTTCCGGCTTCGCGGAGCTGGCCGCCGATCCCAAGCTCGCCGGCGCGGTCACCGTGATGGTGGACGACGTCGCCCAGCTCGACCTCATCGACGCGGCCCGTGAGGGTGGGCGCGAAGTCGTCCGTGTCTGCCTGGAGTTGGACACCGCGCTGAAGCTGCTCGGCGGCCGGGTGCGGGTCGGGGCCCGGCGCTCCCCGCTGCACTCCCCCGCCCAACTCGCCGACATGGCACGGTCGGTGGCCCGGCGGCCGGGTTTCCGGCTGGTGGGGATCATGGGGTACGAGGGGCACATAGCGGGGGTCGGGGACGCGGTCGCCGGGCGGCCGCTGCGGTCCCGGGCGGTCCGGCTCATGCAGGCGGCGGCCCGCCGGGAGCTGGCCGAGCGGCGGTCGGCGGCGGTGCGCGCGGTGCGGGCCGTCGTCCCCGGCCTGGAGTTCGTCAACGGCGGCGGCACGGGCAGTGTGCAGCACACCGCGGCCGAGGGGGCGGTGACGGAGATCGCGGCCGGTTCGGGGCTGTATGTGCCGCGGCTGTTCGACAACTACACGTCCTTCACCGGGCGGCCCGCGGCCCTCTTCGCCCAGCCCGTCGTACGGCGCCCGGGGGTCGGGGTCGTCACGGTGCTCGGCGGCGGGTACCCGGCCTCCGGCGCCGCCGGTACCGACCGGCTGCCGGTGCCGTATCTGCCGGAGGGCCTGGCGTACGACCCGCAGGAGGGCCCGGGTGAGGTGCAGACCCCGCTGCTCGGCTCGCCCGCCGACGACCTCCTCATCGGCGACAAGGTGTGGTTCCGGCACGCCAAGGCGGGCGAGCTGTGCGAGCGCTTCGAGGCCCTGCACCTGATCGAGGGGGACACGGTCACCGCGACCGTGCCCACCTACCGGGGTGAGGGGCACACGTTCCTCTGA
- a CDS encoding TrmH family RNA methyltransferase codes for MPPVSPELISPRSARVSAARRLAKRNFRGKDRLFLAEGPQAVREAAGHRVDGTPTLVELFATVEAAERYADIVGAARSVGARVHLAAEDVIADISTTVTPQGLVGVCRFLDTSFDDILAARPKLVAVLAHVRDPGNAGTVLRCADAAGAEAVVLTDASVDLYNPKAVRASVGSHFHLPVAVGVPVERAVQGLKDAGVRILAADGAGDRDLDEELDKGSMGGPTAWVFGNEAWGLPEETRALADAVVRVPIHGKAESLNLATAAAVCLYASARAQRASGGCRSVTES; via the coding sequence ATGCCCCCCGTCAGCCCCGAGCTGATCTCCCCCCGGTCCGCCCGTGTCAGCGCAGCGCGCCGGCTGGCCAAGCGGAACTTCCGGGGCAAGGACCGGCTGTTTCTCGCGGAGGGGCCGCAGGCCGTCCGGGAGGCGGCCGGGCATCGGGTGGACGGCACCCCCACCCTCGTCGAGCTGTTCGCCACCGTCGAGGCCGCGGAGCGGTACGCCGACATCGTCGGAGCCGCCCGGAGCGTCGGTGCCCGGGTGCATCTGGCCGCCGAGGACGTCATCGCCGACATCTCCACCACCGTGACCCCGCAGGGGCTGGTCGGGGTGTGCCGGTTCCTGGACACCTCCTTCGACGACATCCTCGCCGCCCGGCCGAAGCTGGTCGCCGTGCTCGCCCATGTGCGGGATCCCGGGAACGCCGGGACCGTGCTGCGGTGCGCCGACGCCGCCGGCGCCGAGGCGGTCGTCCTCACCGACGCCTCCGTCGACCTGTACAACCCCAAGGCCGTACGCGCCTCCGTCGGCTCCCACTTCCATCTGCCCGTCGCCGTCGGCGTGCCCGTCGAGCGGGCCGTGCAGGGACTGAAGGACGCCGGGGTGCGCATCCTCGCCGCCGACGGGGCCGGGGACCGCGACCTCGACGAGGAGCTGGACAAAGGGAGCATGGGCGGACCCACCGCCTGGGTGTTCGGGAACGAGGCCTGGGGACTGCCCGAGGAGACCCGCGCCCTCGCCGACGCCGTCGTACGCGTCCCCATCCACGGAAAGGCCGAGAGCCTGAACCTGGCCACCGCCGCCGCCGTATGTCTCTACGCGTCGGCCCGTGCACAGCGCGCCTCCGGAGGGTGCCGCTCCGTCACCGAGAGCTAG
- a CDS encoding sensor histidine kinase has translation MSVGGTRTAPGGPEGRDARRTPTPRHGDCAGLDPDELPDGLVVADEHGRVVRFNAAAGRITAVPPADALGQPLEKALPLEDLEGRRWWQLTDPYGGLAIRVRQPERNLLLPGGREVLVSARYVRAEPLGPVQRVVVSLRDTEARRRTERSHAELIATVAHELRSPLTSVKGFTATLLAKWERFTDDQKRLMLETVDADADRVTRLIAELLDISRIDSGRLEVRRQPVDIGAAVSRHIQAYVAAGQPADRFLLRIEQPLPALWADPDKVDQVLSNLIENAVRHGEGTVTIDVTPCASPRDGEDTGTSVTVSDEGPGIPEESMNRVFTRFWRGSKRGGTGLGLYIVKGIVEAHGGTITVGRAPVGGAEFRFTLPVAAPAYLA, from the coding sequence ATGAGTGTGGGCGGCACGAGGACCGCGCCGGGGGGACCGGAGGGGCGGGACGCGCGGCGCACCCCCACGCCCCGGCACGGCGACTGTGCGGGCCTCGATCCCGACGAGCTGCCCGACGGCCTCGTCGTCGCCGATGAGCACGGGCGGGTCGTCCGCTTCAACGCCGCCGCCGGCCGTATCACCGCCGTACCCCCTGCCGACGCCCTCGGGCAGCCGCTGGAGAAGGCGCTGCCCTTGGAGGATCTGGAGGGGCGCCGGTGGTGGCAGCTCACCGATCCCTACGGCGGGCTCGCCATCCGGGTGCGGCAGCCCGAGCGGAATCTGCTGCTGCCCGGCGGGCGGGAGGTGCTCGTCTCCGCCCGCTACGTCCGCGCCGAACCTCTCGGGCCAGTCCAGCGTGTCGTCGTCTCCCTGCGCGACACCGAGGCCCGCCGCCGCACCGAGCGCAGCCACGCCGAGCTGATCGCCACCGTCGCCCACGAGCTGCGCTCCCCGCTGACCTCCGTGAAGGGCTTCACGGCCACGCTGCTCGCCAAGTGGGAGCGCTTCACCGACGACCAGAAACGGCTGATGCTGGAGACCGTCGACGCCGACGCCGACCGGGTCACCCGGCTCATCGCCGAGCTGCTCGACATCTCCCGGATCGACAGCGGACGCCTGGAGGTGCGCCGCCAGCCCGTCGACATCGGGGCCGCCGTCTCCCGGCACATCCAGGCCTACGTCGCCGCGGGCCAGCCCGCCGACCGCTTCCTGCTGCGCATCGAACAGCCGCTGCCCGCCCTGTGGGCCGACCCCGACAAGGTCGACCAGGTGCTGAGCAACCTCATCGAAAATGCCGTGCGGCACGGCGAGGGAACCGTCACGATAGACGTCACGCCCTGCGCATCCCCGCGCGACGGCGAGGACACCGGCACGTCGGTCACGGTGAGCGACGAGGGTCCCGGCATCCCGGAGGAATCCATGAACCGCGTCTTCACCCGCTTCTGGCGGGGCAGCAAGCGCGGTGGCACGGGCCTCGGGCTGTACATCGTCAAGGGCATCGTCGAAGCCCACGGCGGCACCATCACGGTCGGCCGCGCCCCCGTCGGCGGCGCCGAGTTCCGATTTACGTTGCCCGTGGCGGCCCCGGCGTATCTCGCCTAG
- the rplT gene encoding 50S ribosomal protein L20 codes for MARVKRAVNAHKKRRAILEQASGYRGQRSRLYRKAKEQVTHSLVYNYNDRKKRKGDFRQLWIQRINAAARANGITYNRFIQGLKAANVEVDRKILAELAVNDANAFAALVEVAQKALPSDVNAPKAA; via the coding sequence GTGGCACGCGTCAAGCGGGCAGTCAACGCCCACAAGAAGCGCCGGGCGATCCTCGAACAGGCCTCCGGCTACCGCGGTCAGCGGTCGCGTCTGTACCGCAAGGCCAAGGAGCAGGTCACCCACTCGCTGGTCTACAACTACAACGACCGCAAGAAGCGCAAGGGCGACTTCCGTCAGCTGTGGATCCAGCGCATCAACGCCGCTGCCCGCGCCAACGGCATCACCTACAACCGCTTCATCCAGGGTCTGAAGGCCGCGAACGTCGAGGTCGACCGCAAGATCCTGGCCGAGCTGGCCGTCAACGACGCGAACGCCTTCGCGGCGCTCGTCGAGGTCGCGCAGAAGGCGCTGCCGAGCGACGTCAACGCGCCCAAGGCTGCGTGA
- the rpmI gene encoding 50S ribosomal protein L35 — protein sequence MPKNKSHSGASKRFKVTGSGKVLRERAGKRHLLEHKSSRVTRRLTGNAEMAPGDAAKIKKLLGK from the coding sequence ATGCCGAAGAACAAGTCGCACAGCGGTGCCAGCAAGCGCTTCAAGGTCACCGGCTCCGGCAAGGTGCTCCGCGAGCGCGCCGGCAAGCGCCACCTGCTTGAGCACAAGTCGTCCCGCGTCACGCGTCGCCTCACCGGCAACGCCGAGATGGCCCCGGGCGACGCCGCGAAGATCAAGAAGCTTCTCGGCAAGTGA
- the infC gene encoding translation initiation factor IF-3 codes for MWCYRGGSISAEPRINDRIRVPEVRLVGPSGEQVGIVPLAKALELAQEYDLDLVEVAANARPPVCKLMDYGKFKYESAMKAREARKNQAHTVIKEMKLRPKIDPHDYDTKKGHVVRFLKQGDKVKITIMFRGREQSRPELGYRLLQRLAEDVQDLGFVESNPKQDGRNMIMVLGPHKKKTEAMAEARQAQEARKAEAKAHPGRSQNPAEAEASAEEPAEA; via the coding sequence GTGTGGTGCTACCGAGGAGGATCCATCAGCGCCGAGCCCCGCATCAACGACCGGATTCGCGTTCCCGAGGTGCGACTTGTCGGTCCCAGTGGCGAGCAGGTGGGCATCGTCCCGCTGGCGAAGGCACTGGAGCTTGCGCAGGAGTACGACCTGGACCTGGTCGAGGTCGCGGCGAACGCCCGTCCGCCCGTGTGCAAGCTCATGGACTACGGGAAGTTCAAGTACGAGTCGGCCATGAAGGCCCGTGAGGCGCGCAAGAACCAGGCGCACACGGTCATCAAGGAGATGAAGCTCCGGCCGAAGATCGACCCGCACGACTATGACACCAAGAAGGGTCACGTCGTCCGGTTCCTCAAGCAGGGCGACAAGGTCAAGATCACGATCATGTTCCGTGGCCGCGAGCAGTCCCGGCCCGAGCTGGGCTACCGACTGCTGCAGCGGCTCGCGGAGGACGTCCAGGACCTCGGTTTCGTCGAGTCGAACCCGAAGCAGGACGGCCGCAACATGATCATGGTCCTCGGTCCGCACAAGAAGAAGACCGAGGCCATGGCCGAGGCCCGTCAGGCGCAGGAAGCCCGCAAGGCGGAGGCGAAGGCCCACCCCGGTCGTTCGCAGAACCCTGCCGAGGCTGAGGCGTCCGCCGAGGAGCCCGCCGAGGCGTGA
- the mycP gene encoding type VII secretion-associated serine protease mycosin translates to MTGSRRSRRSIRGHRRPAPAGAAVSLLLAGALTLLPSAAAHADGIRAQQWGLDALHLDEAWQTTKGRGVTVAVLDTGVEADHPDLAGNVLPGQDMIGFGARQGERTWARHGTAMAGIIAGHGHGPGNSAGVMGVAPEAKILPVRVILEDGDPARTKARTIRGNALADGIRWAADHGADVINLSLGDDSNSAHPEPSEDEAVQYALKKGVVVVASAGNGGEKGDHISYPAAYPGVIAATAVDRYGTRASFSTRRWYAAVSAPGVDVVIADPDHKYYEGWGTSAASAFVSGAAALIKAAHPGLTPAQIKKLLEDTARDAPVGGRDDSRGYGMIDPAAALQAAGRLRPESLRVASYGKKYFGSGPDAPKATSSTADWAGPLAGGTGGVLLVAGVVLWRGRRQRTDGGA, encoded by the coding sequence ATGACGGGATCGAGGCGTTCGAGGCGATCGATACGCGGCCACCGGCGCCCGGCCCCCGCCGGAGCCGCGGTGAGCCTGCTGCTCGCCGGCGCCCTCACCCTGCTGCCGTCCGCCGCCGCCCACGCCGACGGCATCCGCGCCCAGCAGTGGGGCCTCGACGCCCTGCACCTGGACGAGGCCTGGCAGACCACCAAGGGCCGGGGCGTCACCGTCGCCGTCCTGGACACCGGCGTCGAGGCCGACCATCCCGACCTCGCCGGCAACGTCCTGCCCGGCCAGGACATGATCGGCTTCGGCGCCCGGCAGGGCGAGCGCACCTGGGCCCGGCACGGCACCGCCATGGCCGGCATCATCGCCGGGCACGGACACGGACCGGGCAACTCCGCCGGCGTCATGGGCGTCGCCCCCGAGGCGAAGATCCTGCCCGTCCGGGTGATCCTGGAGGACGGCGACCCCGCCCGCACCAAGGCCCGTACGATCCGGGGCAACGCCCTCGCCGACGGCATCCGCTGGGCCGCCGACCACGGCGCCGACGTCATCAACCTCTCCCTCGGCGACGACTCGAACTCCGCGCACCCCGAGCCGAGCGAGGACGAGGCCGTGCAGTACGCCCTGAAGAAGGGCGTGGTCGTCGTCGCCTCCGCGGGCAACGGCGGTGAGAAGGGCGACCACATCTCCTACCCGGCCGCCTACCCCGGCGTGATCGCCGCCACCGCCGTCGACCGCTACGGCACCCGCGCCTCCTTCTCCACCCGCCGCTGGTACGCCGCGGTCAGCGCGCCCGGCGTCGACGTGGTCATCGCCGACCCCGACCACAAGTACTACGAGGGCTGGGGCACGTCGGCCGCCTCCGCCTTCGTCTCCGGCGCGGCCGCCCTGATCAAGGCCGCCCACCCCGGTCTGACCCCGGCCCAGATCAAGAAGCTCCTGGAGGACACCGCCCGGGACGCGCCGGTCGGCGGCCGGGACGACTCCCGCGGCTACGGCATGATCGACCCGGCGGCGGCACTGCAGGCGGCCGGCCGGCTCCGGCCGGAGAGTCTGCGCGTGGCGTCGTACGGCAAGAAGTACTTCGGCAGCGGCCCGGACGCCCCCAAGGCCACCTCCTCGACCGCCGACTGGGCGGGCCCGCTGGCCGGCGGCACCGGCGGGGTGCTGCTGGTGGCGGGCGTGGTGCTGTGGCGGGGGCGCAGGCAGCGCACGGACGGGGGCGCCTGA
- a CDS encoding SseB family protein — MANKNIPDPGFSDDDGSADPRLSAALAAWAEDRSALGPVLEALRGARLLVPVVAVLGEVEEDEKGLRREKTSDMAVPTLKAGHRTALPAFTSTDSLARWDPAARPVAVPLHQALQAVAHEKADTLVLDLAGPVPFELTGPALLALAEGRTSTDPLADPAVREAVRTAVAAEPAVLRAHLGPGQADGTLALVLDPAAAPAQAARAVAERLAADETLRARLVRGLDLALLPAGTTPPGEPLYVRG; from the coding sequence GTGGCGAACAAGAACATTCCCGACCCCGGCTTCTCCGACGACGACGGCTCCGCCGACCCCCGGCTGAGCGCCGCGCTCGCCGCCTGGGCCGAGGACCGCAGCGCCCTCGGGCCCGTCCTGGAGGCGCTCAGGGGCGCCCGGCTGCTCGTGCCCGTCGTCGCCGTGCTCGGTGAGGTCGAGGAGGACGAGAAGGGCTTGCGCCGCGAGAAGACCAGCGACATGGCCGTACCCACCCTGAAGGCCGGCCACCGCACCGCGCTGCCCGCCTTCACCTCCACCGACTCGCTCGCCCGCTGGGACCCCGCGGCCCGCCCGGTCGCCGTACCGCTGCACCAGGCGCTGCAGGCCGTCGCGCACGAGAAGGCCGACACGCTCGTGCTGGACCTCGCCGGACCGGTGCCGTTCGAGCTGACCGGACCCGCGCTGCTCGCCCTCGCCGAGGGTCGCACCAGCACGGACCCGCTGGCCGACCCGGCCGTGCGGGAGGCGGTACGTACGGCCGTGGCGGCGGAGCCCGCCGTGCTGCGCGCCCACCTCGGCCCCGGACAGGCCGACGGCACCCTCGCCCTCGTCCTCGACCCGGCCGCCGCGCCCGCCCAGGCCGCCCGCGCGGTCGCCGAACGCCTCGCCGCAGACGAAACACTGAGGGCCCGCCTGGTGCGCGGCCTCGACCTGGCACTGCTGCCGGCCGGGACCACGCCTCCGGGCGAGCCCTTGTACGTACGCGGATGA
- a CDS encoding DUF1844 domain-containing protein — protein sequence MSETPPENPDFDAMTRDIAEVPAVEVIVTVAVNLMSAAAVKLGLSEEGEKYKDLDEARKLITGLAGLLDASATEISSFHAAPLRDGLKSLQLAFREASIVPDEPGQGPGEKYTGPVYG from the coding sequence ATGAGTGAGACCCCTCCTGAGAATCCCGACTTCGACGCAATGACCCGCGATATCGCCGAGGTTCCCGCCGTCGAGGTGATCGTGACGGTCGCCGTCAACCTGATGAGCGCCGCCGCCGTGAAGCTGGGGCTGAGCGAGGAGGGCGAGAAGTACAAGGACCTGGACGAGGCCCGCAAGCTGATCACCGGTCTCGCCGGTCTGCTGGACGCGAGCGCGACCGAGATCAGCTCCTTCCACGCGGCCCCGCTGCGCGACGGCCTGAAGTCGCTCCAGCTGGCCTTCCGCGAGGCGTCGATCGTCCCGGACGAGCCGGGCCAGGGACCGGGCGAGAAGTACACCGGCCCGGTCTACGGCTAG
- a CDS encoding serine hydrolase has translation MESSGARRGRRRRPSRRRPLLHTALAVVAVTGVTAEGTVYVKARAHAGAAAVSSAATPAASLSAAASEEATVTKAAVDRDALLSEAMATVSVPSGAEVSAAVLAVGSGESAGYGEAAFDTASIVKVDILAALLLQAQDAGRQLTATEQAYATKMIENSDNASATQLWHTIGRADGLDAANKRLGLTSTSGGDGELWGLTQTTAADQLVLLRQVFGDDESQLSAASRAYVQGLMGSVETDQRWGVSAAGDAGSWALKNGWLARSTTNLWDVNSIGRVTVDGTGYLVAVLSKGTGTQAEGIALVEAAAKAAVSAFTGE, from the coding sequence ATGGAGTCCTCCGGAGCCCGCCGGGGCCGTCGCAGGCGCCCGTCCCGGCGCCGTCCGCTGCTGCACACCGCGCTGGCCGTGGTCGCCGTCACCGGGGTGACGGCCGAGGGCACGGTCTATGTCAAGGCGCGGGCGCACGCGGGGGCCGCGGCCGTATCGTCGGCGGCGACGCCCGCGGCCTCCCTCTCGGCCGCGGCGAGCGAGGAGGCGACCGTGACGAAGGCGGCGGTGGACCGGGACGCGCTGCTGAGCGAGGCGATGGCGACGGTGAGCGTGCCGTCGGGCGCCGAGGTGTCGGCGGCCGTGCTGGCGGTGGGCTCCGGGGAGAGCGCCGGGTACGGCGAGGCGGCCTTCGACACGGCGAGCATCGTCAAGGTCGACATCCTGGCCGCGCTGCTGCTCCAGGCGCAGGACGCGGGCCGGCAACTGACGGCGACGGAGCAGGCGTACGCCACGAAGATGATCGAGAACAGCGACAACGCCTCCGCGACGCAGCTGTGGCACACGATCGGGCGCGCGGACGGCCTGGACGCGGCCAACAAGCGTCTCGGGCTGACGTCGACCTCCGGCGGCGACGGCGAGCTGTGGGGGCTGACCCAGACCACGGCCGCCGACCAACTGGTGCTGCTCCGGCAGGTGTTCGGGGACGATGAATCGCAGCTGAGTGCTGCCTCCCGGGCGTACGTCCAGGGCCTGATGGGGTCGGTCGAGACGGATCAGCGGTGGGGGGTGTCGGCCGCCGGTGACGCCGGCTCCTGGGCGCTGAAGAACGGTTGGCTGGCGCGCAGTACGACGAACCTGTGGGACGTGAACAGCATCGGACGGGTCACGGTGGACGGCACCGGCTATCTGGTGGCGGTGCTGTCGAAGGGCACCGGGACCCAGGCGGAGGGCATCGCGCTGGTGGAGGCGGCGGCGAAGGCGGCGGTGTCGGCGTTCACCGGCGAGTGA
- the pheS gene encoding phenylalanine--tRNA ligase subunit alpha, with protein MSAPNKSYDPVEVETLKPEEIERMRDEALAAFAAADSLDALHEAKVAHTGPASPLALANREIGALPPHAKAEAGKRVGMARGAVNKALAGRQTELEAERDARVLVEESVDVTLPYDRVPAGARHPLTTLSERIEDIFVAMGYEVAEGPQVEAEWFNFDALNIGPDHPARGEQDTFFVQGPDGGTESGVVLRTHTSPVQIRSLLDRELPVYVICPGRVYRTDELDATHTPVFHQVELLAVDEGLTMADLKGTLDHMVQSLFGEGMKTRLRPNFFPFTEPSAEMDMLCYVCKGESVGNPDRPCRTCSSEGWIELGGCGMVNPRVLTACGVDPEKYSGFAFGFGIERMLMFRHNVEDMRDMVEGDVRFTRPFGMEI; from the coding sequence ATGTCGGCACCCAATAAGTCGTACGACCCTGTCGAGGTCGAGACGTTGAAACCGGAAGAGATCGAGCGCATGCGGGACGAGGCGCTCGCCGCCTTCGCCGCCGCGGACTCCCTCGACGCGCTCCACGAGGCCAAGGTCGCCCACACCGGCCCGGCCTCCCCGCTGGCCCTCGCCAACCGCGAGATCGGCGCCCTGCCCCCGCACGCCAAGGCCGAGGCCGGCAAGCGCGTCGGCATGGCCCGTGGCGCCGTGAACAAGGCCCTCGCCGGCCGCCAGACCGAGCTGGAGGCCGAGCGCGACGCCCGCGTCCTGGTCGAGGAGTCGGTCGACGTCACGCTGCCGTACGACCGCGTCCCGGCCGGCGCCCGGCACCCGCTGACCACGCTCTCGGAGCGCATCGAGGACATCTTCGTGGCCATGGGCTACGAGGTCGCCGAGGGCCCGCAGGTCGAGGCCGAGTGGTTCAACTTCGACGCCCTGAACATCGGCCCGGACCACCCGGCCCGCGGCGAGCAGGACACCTTCTTCGTGCAGGGCCCTGACGGCGGCACGGAGTCCGGTGTCGTGCTGCGCACCCACACCTCGCCGGTCCAGATCCGCTCGCTGCTCGACCGCGAGCTGCCGGTCTACGTGATCTGCCCCGGCCGCGTGTACCGCACCGACGAGCTGGACGCCACGCACACGCCCGTCTTCCACCAGGTCGAGCTGCTCGCCGTGGACGAGGGCCTGACCATGGCGGACCTCAAGGGCACCCTGGACCACATGGTCCAGTCGCTGTTCGGCGAGGGCATGAAGACCCGGCTGCGGCCGAACTTCTTCCCCTTCACCGAGCCGAGCGCCGAGATGGACATGCTCTGCTACGTCTGCAAGGGCGAGTCCGTCGGCAACCCCGACCGGCCCTGCCGCACCTGCTCCAGCGAGGGCTGGATCGAGCTCGGCGGCTGCGGCATGGTCAACCCGCGGGTGCTCACCGCCTGCGGCGTCGACCCGGAGAAGTACAGCGGCTTCGCCTTCGGGTTCGGCATCGAGCGGATGCTGATGTTCCGCCACAACGTCGAAGACATGCGAGACATGGTCGAGGGTGACGTCCGGTTCACCCGGCCGTTCGGGATGGAGATCTGA